Proteins from a single region of Pseudopedobacter saltans DSM 12145:
- a CDS encoding 2Fe-2S iron-sulfur cluster-binding protein, translating into MNVYKVKINFEEKGLEPKELDIAEGESVLDVCLENGIELQHNCGGVCGCSTCHIYVNSGEDNVQEISDKEEDFIDRAVNPRINSRLGCQCVMIDGNIEITIPDQSQFLGH; encoded by the coding sequence ATGAATGTTTATAAAGTAAAAATAAATTTCGAAGAAAAAGGACTGGAGCCGAAAGAACTAGATATCGCAGAAGGAGAATCAGTATTGGATGTATGCTTAGAAAATGGTATCGAACTTCAGCATAATTGCGGTGGAGTTTGTGGCTGCAGTACTTGCCATATATATGTTAATTCGGGAGAAGATAACGTACAGGAAATATCAGATAAAGAAGAAGATTTTATAGATAGAGCCGTAAATCCGAGAATTAATTCAAGATTAGGCTGTCAATGTGTAATGATTGACGGTAATATCGAAATAACTATTCCAGATCAATCTCAGTTTTTGGGACATTAA
- a CDS encoding LolA family protein: protein MENRRKLEMKRLNYFLTIVLILFAGNVLAQNDPKAKSILADVSKKFRSYNVVKADFTYTFTNRQANETQSQSGTLWVQSKFNKYKVNLPGQEIVSDGKNQWTYLKEDNEVQIAEIDNSPDALNPAQIFTIYEKGFKYVYIGDSKLNGKVVHQIELAPLASRSFSKIKLLIDKASKTISSFAVYDKNGNIYSYLIKTFIPNVNVSASTFAFDQKKYPGVEVVDLR from the coding sequence ATGGAAAATAGGAGAAAATTAGAGATGAAAAGATTGAATTATTTTTTGACTATAGTTTTAATATTGTTTGCGGGAAATGTTTTGGCCCAAAATGATCCAAAAGCAAAATCTATTTTGGCAGATGTAAGCAAGAAGTTTAGAAGCTATAATGTTGTAAAAGCCGATTTCACTTATACATTTACAAATAGACAGGCAAATGAGACACAAAGTCAATCTGGTACTTTGTGGGTACAATCTAAGTTTAATAAATATAAAGTCAATCTTCCAGGGCAGGAAATTGTATCGGATGGTAAAAATCAATGGACTTATCTGAAAGAAGATAACGAAGTGCAGATTGCAGAAATAGATAACAGTCCTGATGCTTTAAATCCCGCGCAAATATTTACGATTTATGAAAAGGGATTTAAATATGTTTATATCGGGGATTCTAAACTAAATGGTAAAGTTGTTCATCAAATAGAATTGGCTCCTTTAGCTAGTAGATCATTTTCAAAAATTAAGTTGTTAATAGATAAAGCTTCAAAAACTATTAGTTCTTTTGCCGTTTATGATAAGAATGGCAATATCTACAGCTATTTGATAAAAACGTTTATACCAAATGTTAACGTTTCAGCTTCTACCTTTGCCTTTGATCAGAAAAAATATCCGGGAGTAGAAGTTGTCGATTTACGTTAA
- a CDS encoding MBL fold metallo-hydrolase, with translation MKVTFLGTGTSQGVPVIACSCPVCLSKNKKDKRLRSSILIESGTTTVVIDTGPDFRYQMLRKNVQSLDAVVFTHEHKDHIAGLDDVRAFNYKQQSAMEVYATDNVQQSLKREFYYVFSEFKYPGIPLLNLHTIDKDEAFEIGDIKFMPVEVMHYKLPVLGFRINDFVYLTDAKTISNEEFGKIEGAKFLVLNALQKENHISHLTFQEAIDLANRVKADHTFFTHISHKLGKYEDVSKELQPNISLAYDGLEINI, from the coding sequence TTGAAAGTTACATTTTTAGGTACAGGGACCTCGCAGGGCGTTCCGGTTATTGCTTGTAGTTGTCCTGTTTGTCTTTCGAAGAATAAGAAGGATAAACGGCTAAGAAGCAGTATTCTGATAGAATCAGGGACAACTACGGTTGTTATTGATACAGGTCCTGATTTCAGATATCAAATGCTACGTAAAAATGTACAGAGTTTAGATGCCGTAGTTTTTACCCATGAGCATAAAGATCATATCGCCGGATTAGATGATGTAAGGGCATTTAATTACAAGCAACAATCTGCAATGGAGGTTTATGCCACCGATAATGTACAACAATCTTTGAAACGCGAATTTTACTATGTCTTTTCTGAATTTAAATATCCAGGCATACCTTTACTGAATCTACACACTATTGATAAAGATGAGGCTTTTGAAATTGGCGATATTAAATTCATGCCAGTAGAAGTTATGCACTATAAATTACCAGTATTGGGTTTCAGGATTAATGATTTTGTTTATCTGACCGACGCTAAAACAATCTCTAATGAAGAGTTTGGAAAAATAGAAGGAGCTAAATTTCTGGTTTTAAATGCACTTCAAAAAGAAAACCATATATCTCATCTCACGTTTCAGGAAGCTATTGACCTCGCTAATAGAGTTAAAGCAGATCACACATTTTTTACCCATATAAGTCATAAACTTGGTAAGTATGAAGATGTGAGTAAAGAACTTCAACCTAATATTTCGCTGGCTTATGACGGATTGGAAATAAATATTTGA
- a CDS encoding ankyrin repeat domain-containing protein yields the protein MPYNQLEQLIAEADVDSIKAFIASHPEALKVNTSFNVSPLILSCYYGKHKITELLTQAKTEVDFFEACSANKFEEVAHYIYNNPEIVNQYYDNGYTGLGLASHFGNEEISRYLVLKGADVNLPSDNEFRVFPLHSAIAGNFNNISKMLIENGARVNISQKAGITPLHSAAKNGNIELIILLLEKGASVDAKNEDGKKPADLARENGFLEIAEILS from the coding sequence ATGCCGTATAACCAATTAGAACAATTAATAGCCGAAGCTGATGTGGATTCTATAAAAGCCTTTATCGCTTCGCACCCAGAGGCTTTGAAAGTTAATACTAGTTTCAATGTGTCTCCGTTGATATTAAGTTGCTATTATGGTAAGCACAAAATTACCGAATTACTTACGCAAGCTAAGACAGAAGTAGATTTTTTTGAAGCTTGTTCTGCAAATAAGTTTGAAGAAGTAGCGCACTATATCTATAATAATCCAGAGATTGTGAATCAATATTATGACAATGGTTATACTGGTCTAGGTCTTGCCAGTCATTTCGGTAATGAAGAAATTTCACGATATCTTGTTTTAAAAGGTGCGGATGTAAACCTTCCGTCTGATAACGAATTTCGGGTTTTTCCTTTACACTCCGCCATTGCTGGAAATTTCAATAACATTTCTAAAATGCTTATTGAAAATGGTGCTCGAGTTAATATTTCTCAAAAAGCGGGCATTACACCTTTGCATAGCGCTGCAAAAAACGGAAATATCGAATTGATTATTCTTTTGCTCGAAAAAGGTGCTTCCGTAGATGCTAAAAATGAAGATGGAAAAAAGCCCGCAGATTTAGCCAGAGAAAACGGATTTCTGGAGATAGCGGAGATACTTTCATAA
- the iscX gene encoding Fe-S cluster assembly protein IscX, whose protein sequence is MNNDKFALPIHWNDYEDIAMGLYEKFGDDFNESKIYRIRFTDLMGWVLELPNFAGTKEECNEGHLEQIQSSWVYEWRDNQ, encoded by the coding sequence ATGAACAACGACAAGTTTGCATTGCCAATTCATTGGAATGACTATGAAGACATTGCTATGGGTTTATACGAGAAGTTTGGAGATGATTTTAACGAATCAAAAATATATCGTATAAGATTTACAGATTTAATGGGTTGGGTTTTAGAACTCCCTAATTTTGCCGGAACAAAAGAAGAATGTAACGAAGGCCATTTAGAGCAAATCCAATCATCCTGGGTTTACGAATGGAGAGATAATCAATAA
- a CDS encoding Rossmann-like and DUF2520 domain-containing protein: MNVAILGAGNVAWHLSKAFIMAGHPVRQIWNRTVEKAADLSFEIGGNSIADLANLKEEIDLIVITVNDEAIEKVASSLNPKPHQIVVHTSGSTSIEVLRPYASNCGVIYPLQTFSKEVPVDFSKIPVFIEGSNMEITNKLVEIFKCITSKVEFANSAQRMNLHISAVFACNFTNHLYSIAADLLREHQLNFEYLKPLILETANKVMNADPADVQTGPARRNDQITMDKHLAMLSNDTDKQELYRTISQRIVKMYHDNQA, translated from the coding sequence ATGAACGTAGCCATTTTAGGTGCAGGGAATGTAGCCTGGCATTTGTCCAAAGCTTTTATTATGGCTGGACATCCCGTTAGGCAGATTTGGAATAGAACAGTAGAGAAGGCAGCCGATCTTTCATTCGAAATAGGGGGCAATTCGATAGCTGATTTAGCTAACCTAAAAGAAGAAATAGATTTAATAGTTATAACTGTAAACGATGAAGCTATAGAAAAAGTAGCTTCATCGTTAAATCCCAAACCACATCAGATTGTTGTACATACATCAGGTTCTACTTCTATAGAAGTGCTTAGACCTTATGCTTCAAATTGTGGCGTTATATATCCATTACAAACATTTTCAAAAGAGGTTCCGGTAGATTTTTCCAAAATACCGGTTTTTATTGAGGGATCCAATATGGAAATAACGAATAAACTCGTTGAAATTTTTAAATGCATCACTTCTAAAGTAGAGTTTGCAAATTCTGCGCAAAGAATGAATCTCCATATATCAGCGGTTTTTGCTTGTAACTTTACCAATCATTTATATTCTATCGCAGCAGATTTGTTAAGGGAGCATCAGTTAAACTTTGAATATCTTAAACCATTGATATTAGAGACAGCAAATAAGGTGATGAATGCCGATCCCGCAGATGTTCAAACTGGTCCTGCGAGAAGGAATGATCAGATTACTATGGATAAGCATTTAGCCATGCTTTCTAATGATACTGACAAACAGGAATTATATAGAACAATCAGTCAGCGCATTGTTAAAATGTATCACGACAATCAAGCTTAG
- a CDS encoding heme lyase CcmF/NrfE family subunit — protein sequence MDTQFVGEHLLPGKLGQFFIILSFGTSLLSLISYFFATTKNDASWGKIGRISFLINGVAIVGIGACLFYIIYNHYFEYHYAWAHSSTTLPVYYIISSFWEGQEGSFWLWAFWQVVLGFVLIFKAKSWENSVMTIIALSQAFLCSMLIGVEIFGVKIGSSPFILLRNAMEAPIFARADYLSLIADGNGLNPLLQNYWMVIHPPTLFLGFAAMIVPFAYAIAGLWTKRYKELVSYALPWSLFAVVVLGTGIIMGSFWAYEALNFGGFWAWDPVENASVIPWLTLIAAVHVLIAYKNTGHSYFTALFLIIISFVLVLYASFLTRSGILGETSVHAFTSMGMDNQLLIFMGVFTIIPLYLIIKNWKNFPITKKDEETYSREFWLFIGAITLSVSCIQIIATTSIPVFNKIFGTDIAPPTDVIQHYNKWQLAFFVVVAVVSAFSQFLKYKRTEVKRFYISISVSAFVSVLLTGVFVYITDVYHNLGYILLVWAAVFSIICNGKILGEAVKGKWKLAGSSIAHIGFGMLLIGALVAAATSSVVSVNNTGIGYGDEFAKNNNPRENIILYKNDPIKMDKYTVTYLGDSTSGVNTYYRVNYKVLDEKGNIKENFNLYPHAQQNAKMRQIVASPDTKHYLLHDIYTHVSSVPLKEEEHTHDEHSDHSEDDHYEEPVPHEVSVGDTIRLRESKVVVKDINRNATIQNIPLSKEDVAIGMKLEVITDHASYYAEPIFLIKGNTKLDFGKKVDEAGLKLRFTNILPQKDKLELTIYQKPKEDKKDWIVMKAVMFPYINLFWGGTIIMVIGFIISIFRRSKELK from the coding sequence ATGGATACACAATTTGTAGGTGAACACCTATTACCAGGTAAACTGGGTCAGTTCTTTATTATACTTTCTTTCGGGACGTCGCTATTATCATTAATTAGCTACTTTTTTGCCACTACAAAAAATGATGCCTCCTGGGGTAAAATCGGCCGTATCAGTTTCTTAATAAACGGAGTTGCTATTGTTGGTATTGGAGCCTGTCTCTTCTATATTATTTATAATCACTATTTCGAATATCATTACGCCTGGGCACATTCATCCACAACCTTGCCTGTTTATTACATTATTTCCAGTTTCTGGGAAGGACAAGAGGGAAGTTTCTGGCTTTGGGCTTTTTGGCAGGTCGTTTTAGGCTTTGTATTAATTTTCAAAGCAAAATCCTGGGAAAATTCTGTAATGACTATTATTGCTCTTTCTCAGGCATTCCTTTGTTCTATGCTTATTGGTGTTGAGATATTTGGCGTAAAAATAGGTTCTTCCCCTTTCATTTTATTAAGAAATGCTATGGAAGCCCCAATCTTTGCCAGAGCGGATTACTTGTCATTAATTGCCGACGGAAATGGGCTAAATCCATTATTGCAAAATTACTGGATGGTTATTCATCCACCAACGCTATTTCTAGGTTTTGCAGCAATGATTGTTCCTTTTGCTTATGCTATTGCAGGGCTTTGGACAAAACGATATAAAGAATTAGTAAGTTATGCGTTGCCATGGTCTCTGTTTGCGGTGGTAGTATTAGGTACAGGTATAATCATGGGGTCTTTTTGGGCTTATGAAGCACTTAACTTTGGTGGCTTCTGGGCATGGGATCCGGTGGAAAATGCCTCTGTTATTCCTTGGTTAACTTTAATTGCAGCAGTTCACGTATTAATTGCTTACAAAAACACAGGACATAGCTATTTTACAGCTTTGTTCTTAATAATAATCAGCTTTGTTCTTGTACTTTATGCGTCTTTCCTAACGAGAAGTGGTATTTTAGGTGAAACGTCTGTACATGCCTTTACTTCTATGGGAATGGATAATCAGTTATTGATTTTTATGGGAGTATTTACAATTATTCCACTTTATCTGATTATTAAAAACTGGAAAAACTTTCCAATTACTAAAAAAGACGAGGAAACTTATTCCAGAGAGTTTTGGTTATTTATAGGAGCAATAACATTGTCTGTTTCTTGTATTCAGATTATTGCAACCACATCTATACCTGTTTTTAATAAAATATTTGGGACAGATATTGCCCCGCCAACAGATGTAATTCAACATTATAACAAGTGGCAATTGGCATTTTTTGTAGTTGTAGCTGTAGTTTCTGCATTTTCACAGTTCCTTAAATACAAAAGAACAGAAGTTAAAAGGTTCTATATCAGTATTTCAGTTTCGGCATTTGTATCTGTATTATTAACTGGAGTTTTCGTTTATATAACAGATGTTTACCATAATTTAGGTTATATATTGTTGGTTTGGGCAGCGGTATTTTCTATAATTTGTAATGGTAAAATTCTTGGAGAGGCGGTTAAAGGTAAATGGAAATTAGCCGGTTCATCAATAGCACATATTGGATTTGGAATGTTGCTTATTGGAGCATTGGTTGCGGCAGCTACAAGCAGTGTAGTTTCCGTAAATAATACGGGTATAGGCTATGGCGACGAATTTGCTAAAAACAATAATCCACGAGAGAATATCATCCTTTATAAAAATGATCCTATTAAAATGGATAAGTATACAGTTACTTATCTGGGAGATTCAACCTCTGGAGTGAATACCTATTATAGGGTGAATTATAAGGTTTTGGATGAAAAAGGAAATATTAAAGAAAACTTTAATCTGTATCCACATGCGCAACAAAACGCCAAAATGAGACAGATTGTTGCTTCGCCAGACACCAAACATTACTTATTGCATGATATTTATACGCATGTGAGCAGTGTTCCTCTGAAAGAAGAAGAACATACACATGATGAACATAGCGACCATTCAGAGGATGATCATTATGAAGAACCGGTCCCTCACGAAGTTTCTGTTGGAGATACTATTAGATTGCGGGAGTCTAAAGTTGTTGTAAAAGATATCAATAGAAACGCAACTATCCAAAATATTCCTTTAAGTAAAGAGGATGTGGCTATAGGAATGAAACTTGAAGTTATTACAGATCATGCATCTTACTACGCTGAACCTATTTTCTTAATTAAGGGAAATACAAAATTAGATTTTGGTAAAAAAGTAGATGAAGCTGGACTTAAATTAAGATTCACTAATATTTTGCCACAAAAAGATAAACTGGAATTAACAATTTATCAAAAACCAAAAGAAGACAAGAAAGATTGGATTGTAATGAAAGCAGTAATGTTCCCTTACATCAATCTTTTTTGGGGTGGTACAATAATTATGGTTATTGGATTCATTATTTCTATCTTTAGAAGATCTAAAGAGTTGAAATAA
- a CDS encoding cytochrome c maturation protein CcmE domain-containing protein, with product MKRSSIIGIVIIAIAIGVIMSTYADSSTYGTFSDAQETQKELHVVGKLQLNKEMVYNPQVDANYFSFYMVDNKGKECKVVFSGSKPQDFERSEQIVLTGQMVGESFQANKILMKCPSKYTEDKVEIREVKAAS from the coding sequence ATGAAAAGGAGTTCGATTATCGGGATAGTTATTATAGCAATAGCTATAGGTGTAATAATGAGTACTTATGCAGACAGTAGTACTTATGGAACTTTTTCCGACGCACAAGAAACTCAAAAGGAGTTACATGTTGTTGGTAAACTGCAATTGAACAAAGAAATGGTCTATAACCCACAGGTAGACGCCAATTACTTCTCTTTCTATATGGTTGATAATAAAGGAAAAGAGTGTAAAGTGGTGTTCTCAGGAAGCAAACCACAGGATTTTGAACGTTCAGAACAAATCGTTTTAACAGGACAGATGGTTGGCGAGAGTTTTCAAGCTAACAAAATACTAATGAAATGTCCATCTAAATACACAGAAGACAAGGTAGAAATCAGGGAAGTTAAAGCCGCTAGCTAA
- a CDS encoding cupin domain-containing protein, producing MKKHLLVFGIFTSFGAFANAQEFDPQKYIIENEKNIGKEQPGPHKGGGESIGYSFFSDVKDYKTAFRKRVLKPGAAIGYHQQKEDEVYYVLSGNGEMKLNDKIYNVKDGDAILTRTGSWHGITNKTKQDLVLIIVYDKH from the coding sequence ATGAAAAAGCATCTTTTAGTTTTTGGGATATTTACATCCTTTGGAGCTTTTGCTAACGCTCAGGAATTTGATCCGCAAAAATATATTATTGAAAACGAAAAGAACATAGGCAAAGAGCAACCTGGTCCGCATAAAGGAGGTGGCGAATCAATCGGTTATAGTTTTTTTTCAGATGTAAAAGATTATAAAACTGCATTTAGAAAACGTGTTTTAAAACCCGGAGCTGCTATTGGTTACCATCAGCAAAAAGAAGACGAAGTCTATTATGTATTAAGCGGAAACGGAGAAATGAAGCTTAATGATAAGATATACAATGTAAAAGATGGTGACGCTATTTTAACCAGAACCGGTAGCTGGCATGGAATTACCAATAAAACTAAGCAGGATTTGGTTTTAATTATTGTTTATGACAAACATTAA
- a CDS encoding FtsK/SpoIIIE family DNA translocase — MLIRGNQIKTNSFRDSKTSKSDHSKQEVKKQKRELFPKLSFNNDKAVKITGLFLLLLAIYFFVAFCSYLFTWEEDMSYVVDANGGWNNLFKTSEELKSNGVLNPDIQNWAGKLGALLSHQFIYQWFGISSFIFVFIFTVLGYRLLFKVTLFPIVKTLGYSFFLLIFSSLFIAYFHAYISDYPHFLEGEFGFYLNQLLKAQIGSAGVAGILAFSALTTLVIAYNIDFKLPERKNRPAEENEIDEEINIEEPVYQRNPIRRTESVISDDDEAEVQIAPVFNKSLENVVTPPVGVADIDRKSSVSQLIPPIANNLDNLDDESIEEAAVKTEFEIPVNRKPGENRVRESLALETVIPDQEPTIEDQEPEFTVQLSEEEAKAKDLVEQFGTYDPTLDLSSYKHPTVDLLENYGVNKIAVDAEELEANKNKIVETLNNYNIEIDKIKATIGPTVTLYEIIPAPGVRISKIKNLEDDIALSLAALGIRIIAPMPGKGTIGIEVPNRHPEMVPMRSIITTEKFQKTEMDLPIALGKTISNEVFIADLAKMPHMLVAGATGQGKSVGINTILVSLLYKKHPSQLKFVLVDPKKVELTLFKKIERHFLAKLPGEEDAIITDTKKVINTLNSLCIEMDQRYDLLKDAGVRNLKEYNTKFINRKLNPNNGHRFLPFIVLVVDEFADLMMTAGKEVETPIARLAQLARAIGIHLIIATQRPSVNIITGTIKANFPARLAFRVTSKIDSRTILDTGGADQLIGKGDMLLSTGSDLIRLQCAFVDTPEVDNVCEYIGEQRGYPSAFMLPEYVGDEGEGGGAKDFDPDDRDPLFEDAARLIVMHQQGSTSLIQRKLKLGYNRAGRIIDQLEAAGVVGPFEGSKAREVLIPDDYALEQFLDTLNGK; from the coding sequence ATGCTTATAAGGGGAAACCAGATCAAGACAAATTCATTTAGAGATTCAAAAACATCTAAGTCTGACCATAGCAAACAGGAAGTAAAGAAACAGAAAAGAGAGTTGTTTCCTAAACTTAGTTTTAACAATGATAAGGCGGTAAAGATTACAGGATTGTTTTTGCTTTTGCTGGCTATCTACTTTTTTGTAGCTTTTTGTTCTTATCTCTTTACCTGGGAAGAGGATATGAGTTATGTTGTGGATGCAAATGGTGGCTGGAATAATCTGTTTAAAACGTCAGAAGAATTAAAATCAAATGGAGTCCTTAATCCGGATATCCAGAACTGGGCAGGTAAACTTGGTGCTTTACTTTCACATCAATTTATTTACCAATGGTTTGGAATATCGTCATTCATATTTGTTTTCATATTTACAGTATTAGGATATCGACTATTATTTAAAGTAACCCTTTTTCCAATTGTTAAAACGTTAGGCTACAGTTTCTTTCTTTTGATTTTTTCTTCCCTTTTTATAGCCTATTTTCATGCTTATATCAGCGATTATCCGCATTTTCTGGAAGGGGAGTTTGGTTTCTATCTCAATCAGCTATTAAAAGCTCAGATTGGCTCGGCTGGTGTTGCGGGAATACTGGCTTTCTCCGCCTTAACAACTTTGGTTATAGCGTATAATATTGATTTTAAACTGCCGGAAAGGAAAAACAGACCAGCGGAAGAGAATGAGATTGATGAGGAAATAAATATTGAAGAACCTGTTTATCAAAGAAATCCAATAAGAAGGACAGAATCTGTTATTTCGGATGATGATGAAGCAGAAGTACAAATAGCTCCTGTTTTTAATAAATCTTTAGAGAACGTCGTTACGCCTCCTGTTGGCGTGGCGGATATTGATAGAAAATCATCTGTTTCTCAGCTTATTCCTCCCATAGCTAATAATCTGGACAATTTGGATGATGAATCTATTGAGGAGGCCGCTGTTAAAACAGAGTTTGAGATTCCGGTAAACAGAAAGCCGGGGGAGAATAGGGTAAGGGAGAGTTTGGCTCTGGAAACAGTTATCCCGGATCAGGAGCCAACAATAGAAGATCAGGAACCGGAATTTACAGTACAATTATCAGAGGAAGAAGCAAAAGCTAAAGATCTTGTAGAGCAATTTGGTACTTATGATCCCACATTAGATTTATCATCTTATAAGCATCCAACGGTAGATCTGTTGGAAAACTACGGAGTAAATAAGATAGCGGTAGACGCGGAGGAACTGGAAGCCAATAAAAACAAGATCGTTGAAACCCTTAATAATTACAATATTGAGATCGACAAAATTAAGGCTACAATAGGTCCTACAGTGACGCTTTACGAAATTATTCCGGCACCGGGAGTACGTATTTCGAAAATAAAAAATCTGGAAGATGATATAGCATTGAGTTTGGCCGCGCTGGGAATCCGTATCATTGCGCCAATGCCCGGTAAAGGTACTATTGGTATAGAAGTTCCAAACAGGCATCCAGAGATGGTACCGATGCGTTCTATAATTACAACAGAGAAATTCCAGAAAACAGAAATGGATTTACCTATTGCTTTAGGAAAAACTATTTCTAATGAAGTATTTATTGCTGATTTGGCAAAAATGCCACATATGTTGGTGGCTGGTGCAACTGGTCAGGGTAAATCGGTTGGTATTAACACTATTCTGGTTTCTTTACTTTATAAAAAGCATCCGTCTCAGCTTAAGTTTGTATTGGTCGACCCGAAAAAGGTAGAGTTAACTCTGTTCAAAAAAATCGAAAGACATTTTCTGGCAAAACTTCCCGGCGAGGAGGATGCTATTATCACCGATACGAAAAAGGTTATCAATACATTAAACTCTCTTTGTATCGAGATGGATCAACGTTACGATTTGCTGAAGGATGCGGGAGTTAGAAACTTGAAAGAATATAACACCAAATTTATCAATAGAAAACTGAATCCAAACAATGGACACCGCTTTTTACCGTTTATAGTATTGGTAGTCGATGAGTTTGCGGATTTGATGATGACGGCAGGTAAAGAGGTAGAAACGCCGATTGCCAGACTAGCGCAATTGGCGAGAGCTATTGGGATACACTTAATTATTGCTACGCAGCGTCCGTCTGTAAATATCATTACAGGTACTATTAAGGCGAACTTCCCTGCCCGTTTGGCGTTTAGAGTGACTTCAAAAATTGATTCGCGAACTATTTTAGACACCGGAGGAGCCGATCAATTGATAGGAAAAGGGGATATGTTACTTTCAACAGGTAGCGATTTAATCAGGTTGCAATGTGCTTTTGTCGATACTCCGGAGGTAGACAATGTTTGTGAATATATAGGTGAACAAAGGGGGTATCCGTCTGCTTTCATGTTGCCAGAATACGTTGGCGACGAGGGGGAAGGAGGAGGAGCGAAAGACTTTGATCCGGATGACAGAGATCCATTATTTGAAGACGCGGCCCGCTTAATTGTGATGCATCAACAGGGATCTACATCATTAATTCAAAGAAAACTAAAGTTGGGATATAACAGAGCAGGTAGAATAATAGATCAGTTAGAGGCGGCAGGAGTGGTTGGCCCATTTGAAGGAAGTAAAGCCAGAGAAGTACTCATTCCAGATGATTACGCGTTGGAACAATTCTTGGATACCTTAAATGGAAAATAG
- a CDS encoding KdsC family phosphatase: protein MLQKLKHIRTFIFDVDGVLTNGTVLVTENGEQLRQFNIKDGYALQLAIKKGYKIVVISGAKSQGVQKRLLGLGISDIYLGVSDKINVFNNYQQEHQLDTSQMVYVGDDIPDLQVMRLAGLAVCPKDAVDEIKEISHYISPKNGGEGVARDIIEKVMKIQGKWNDTNPDAHDGSLSV, encoded by the coding sequence ATGCTTCAAAAACTCAAGCATATTCGTACGTTTATATTTGATGTGGATGGAGTATTGACCAACGGAACTGTCTTAGTTACCGAGAACGGAGAACAGCTAAGACAGTTCAATATAAAAGATGGCTATGCACTACAACTGGCTATCAAAAAAGGCTATAAAATAGTAGTTATTTCTGGTGCAAAATCGCAGGGAGTCCAAAAGCGTTTATTGGGCTTAGGAATATCCGATATCTATTTAGGCGTTTCAGATAAAATCAATGTATTTAATAATTATCAGCAGGAGCATCAATTAGATACTTCGCAAATGGTGTATGTTGGAGACGATATTCCTGACTTGCAGGTAATGCGTTTAGCTGGTCTGGCGGTTTGCCCTAAAGATGCGGTTGACGAAATAAAGGAAATCTCCCATTATATTTCCCCAAAAAATGGAGGAGAAGGAGTCGCCAGAGATATCATTGAAAAGGTAATGAAAATACAGGGCAAGTGGAATGATACTAATCCCGATGCCCATGATGGATCTCTTTCAGTTTAA